The Candidatus Bathyarchaeota archaeon genomic interval CCGGCCAAGGAGTGAGAAGCTTGAACACCTGGATCCCCGCCCAATATCCTGCGACGTTCAATTTAAACCCGGTTCCTAACCCTCTACTGACAAAAAAGTTGTAAAGGGAGGCATCAAGATATCCCTGGAGATTCAAACTGGCAATCACTGAGGAGCGACGGGTCCTAGAGCAAATCTGCGATGAGCTAAGAGCCACGCCAACCCTCACTAAGGCCCAATGGGATCGTCTCAGGTCAAGCCTTGCAGATCGCTTCGATAAGGCTTGGAGGATCGTAGGACAGAAAAGAGTAAAAAAGTACATCTTTGAGCGCTCAGGTCGGGTAGTCTGGATCGTCGTTGGTCGGGGAAGCGAATATCAAGTGCTCCCCTATTCCGGGTACTGCGACTGTAGCGACTTCTATTTCAGAGTTGTTGATGGGGAGGCTGGACTCTGCTACCACCTCCTAGCGCAGAGACTCTCAGAAGCCCTCAATGAGTATGAGGAGATCCGGGAAGATGATGAAGTGTATGAGCCTCTCATGGAGGATTGGCGTCGCCTCTCAGCGGATCAAGCATCGTAAGTGACAGCTTAAATATGGGTCATGTTGTGATCTCTTCGAAGCATGACGTCCCCTGCCTTCTTCAACTTCCTACAGCAAATGTCCATACTCCTGGGCGTGATCACCCTAGGTCTGGGATTCCTCCATCTCTTTATCCAAAAAGATGAAGATTAGCGTAGCAATTTTATTCCTAAATCGCAGAAGGATGAGATAGGTGTCGTATTGTCAAGTGTAGAAGAGATCATAAAAAGGATACTGGCCTTGAGGCCCAACCTAACTAGGGAGGCTGTAGAGAGACTTATTGATGAGGAGCGAGCAAAGGCTGCAGGGCTCCTCACCGAAGAGGCCGCTACCCACCTTGTAGCCTCAAACCTGGGTCTTGATGGTGCCGGGGAGCGCATCGAGGCTAAGGTGAAGATAGGTGATCTCACTACTGGGCTCAGTGATGTCTCTATCACAGCAAGGGTGATTTTCATCTCCCTACCCCATACTTTCACCCGAACGGATGGAACAGAGGGAAAAGTCCTTAATATGCTCCTAGGGGACTCTACGGGCTCAGTAACTGCTGTTTTCTGGGACAACAAAGCGGACCAGGTCTCCGCGAGCAAAGTGGCCCCAGGAAAGATTGTCCGAGTTCTCCATGGATACAGCCGCGAAAGGAGAGGAGAAATCCAGATAAACGTAGGAAATCGGGGGCAGATCTACATGGAGCCCTTGGACGCCGTAGAAAACGACTACCCGGACCTAGAGAGCTTCTACAAGACCCCAGGGGAGATATTCAACCCGGGAACGGTGAACCTCATAGGAGTCATAATGGACAAGTCCCCAGTATCCAAATTCAACAGGCAGGACGGCTCAGAGGGCCGGGTTGCCCGTGTCAGCCTTGAAGAAGGAGAGGGGAGGATCAATCTAGTCCTCTGGGACAATAAAGTAGATGAAATAAAAGGGCTGGAGCCCGGCACTAGGATTAGGGTTACCGGAGGGAACGCCAGAGAACGCCAGGATAGAAGCCTTGAGGTCCACAGTAATTATGGGACCATCCTAGAGGTCCTAGAGATAGGTACAATGCCTGTGAATCCCGTCCCCAAGTGGACCAAGATCGGGAACCTTAGAACGGGGATGAACAACGTCAACACCGTAGGCAGGATCACCAACATCGGTAGTATACGAGAGTTCAACAGACGAGACGGGGGCTCTGGAAGGGTCATTTCGGTCCTCCTCGAGGATGAAACCGGCAACGTGAGACTCAGTCTCTGGGATGACGACGTTAAGATGGTTGACGACATAAAGCCCAGCACTATCATCTCTATAGAGAACGGCTACACTCGGCTCAGCCTTGGGGATATAGGGCTAAATATAGGCCAGAGAGGTAAACTCCAGATCAACCCTAAAGATATCAAGATCGCTGAGTCAAACCTAGATACCAAGATTGTCCCCCTCGGGGAACTAAGGGAGGGCCAGACTAATATTCATGTCCGGGGCACCGTCTTGGAGCCCCCCGAGGTTAGGGAGGTTGAGACATCTCGGGGCCCTGCCACTGTTGCATCTTTCCGCATTGATGACGGCACCGGAGAGGTCCGAGTCTCATTTTGGAGGGACCTAGTGGACCAAGTAGAGGGTTTATCCGGGGGGACCCAAGTCCGGATAGAGAACTGCAATATCCGAGAGCCCTTCGACGGGCTTCTGCAGGTTAGCTCCGGGATGTTTACCCGGATCGTAGTGGAAAAGAAGTAAGAAAAAAACTTAGTCCAGTCACAATATATGCGGGGACTCTGAACCCTCAAAGCTATGTTCAATCATCACTTTGGTCTCCCTCTAGCGCCTCTATTTGAGTATGTTGTTCTCTCAAGTAAACGCTCGCATATGAGGGCTGGGCGATCCGGATCTCTATGGTGGAAACAAACCGCTCTTTTCCTTCCTCTCCAATGTGCTTATCCGTTCCTATCTCAATCTTATCAACCTCAAGATCCTTTAGAAAGACACTCTGAAGCATGTTGATGGCGTCCACGGCTTTAGTGATATGCCGCCCCCTCGCCCTCAAGATAACATGTTCTGTGCCTGCGTTGAATAAGGTCATACAAGCAACCACGTAGTTCATGATGGGCTTAAGCCCAACGACAACGAAATCCCTAGAAGATTTGAGAGGTGAGTTGTTCATTTCTTATTTTCTATAAAGCTCTCCCTTATTAAAATTCTACATCCAGTGCACCACGAAAGTGCCTATCAAAAACAGTCGAAGATTTATGAAGGGCTGCTTTCCCCGATGAATAAAGAAAATCGCCACAAGTTCTCTATCTACTAAGGGTAATGCTACGCTCAGCAAGCCAAAATGGAGACCAGAGTGTGGATTCAACCTAATATCAAGTGTAAATATCATGAGGGTCCTAGGCCTGAAAATAATAAAATCCCTAAGA includes:
- the albA gene encoding DNA-binding protein Alba, whose amino-acid sequence is MNNSPLKSSRDFVVVGLKPIMNYVVACMTLFNAGTEHVILRARGRHITKAVDAINMLQSVFLKDLEVDKIEIGTDKHIGEEGKERFVSTIEIRIAQPSYASVYLREQHTQIEALEGDQSDD
- a CDS encoding OB-fold nucleic acid binding domain-containing protein, encoding MSSVEEIIKRILALRPNLTREAVERLIDEERAKAAGLLTEEAATHLVASNLGLDGAGERIEAKVKIGDLTTGLSDVSITARVIFISLPHTFTRTDGTEGKVLNMLLGDSTGSVTAVFWDNKADQVSASKVAPGKIVRVLHGYSRERRGEIQINVGNRGQIYMEPLDAVENDYPDLESFYKTPGEIFNPGTVNLIGVIMDKSPVSKFNRQDGSEGRVARVSLEEGEGRINLVLWDNKVDEIKGLEPGTRIRVTGGNARERQDRSLEVHSNYGTILEVLEIGTMPVNPVPKWTKIGNLRTGMNNVNTVGRITNIGSIREFNRRDGGSGRVISVLLEDETGNVRLSLWDDDVKMVDDIKPSTIISIENGYTRLSLGDIGLNIGQRGKLQINPKDIKIAESNLDTKIVPLGELREGQTNIHVRGTVLEPPEVREVETSRGPATVASFRIDDGTGEVRVSFWRDLVDQVEGLSGGTQVRIENCNIREPFDGLLQVSSGMFTRIVVEKK